In the Pseudomonadota bacterium genome, CCGATTGAGGCTGGAGATGTGAAGCTTGCCGGGAAATTCGCAGACTTTCTCAAATTTGGAAGCAATATCAAACTGATAGAGACGTCTGAAAACATAGCTGACAGAGCGGGAAGGCTGAGAGGGAAATACTTGACGCTCAAGACGATAGATGCTATCCAAATTTCCACTGCGATTCATGTCGGAGCTGATGCCTTTCTTACAAATGATAAGAAGCTCAAAAAAGTAAAAGAAATTAAGGTAATGGTTTTAAGCGATTACTTATGAGACCGAGTTTTTACTATCCGCCCCCAGCCCCTCGTCCCAAGGCAGGAAGCGTGAATAACCAATTACCAATAATCAATCACCAGACCGGAAAATTCTATCGCTTCACGTTTGGACATTCGGTCATTGGATATTGGGTATTATTTGGTTATTGGTGCTTGATGATTGATTATTATGTTGCTGTGAGCTATCAACTATGAGCCATGAACTATGAGCTGCTTTAAA is a window encoding:
- a CDS encoding PIN domain-containing protein: MSLSQEIGNIHSIFIDTAPIIYYIEAHPKFGSLVKEVVNAFQAGKLIAFSSVITLTEVLPKPIEAGDVKLAGKFADFLKFGSNIKLIETSENIADRAGRLRGKYLTLKTIDAIQISTAIHVGADAFLTNDKKLKKVKEIKVMVLSDYL